One window of Bactrocera tryoni isolate S06 chromosome 2, CSIRO_BtryS06_freeze2, whole genome shotgun sequence genomic DNA carries:
- the LOC120769229 gene encoding transport and Golgi organization protein 1 — MFGRRKCSAMNSALIFLGVCSILMPTNWVVEGLSDLRLCADPQCQSIISHGTGKISYRAGKEGMVSFKINSKIRIKSKSAGKDPTLWGIEVNGREGYAPKEYILEERVVVKDKYLLYTVPVTGSQTISSTATPTPAATLKPSESISIKKEDVEITPTAPLSPQLETEKSIPLTSREREPTKEDISQATPVQSNIEIIDGTEIPVLEKVIEKQNNFLEKSPDNAEVAEKQPLENSNETSEVEKQVSKPEQIINNTAQQQNTSITEDSKDIKSELPTLGSADDDGNIEDEDDEYAEEEDYSGENEDDPILGENGDEITKKESNDSNSLTEQMDLLNAQGFNKPDEDNKAEDSSETEKSNLYISDGTESHTMEEKLSIESLGDNITVINETIGTETTTEKSVTESVTLPQEQLSVPQEVASAEMSSASAIANETGKEVPSVLSERLPVPNTLTDTTALETELQSNVSIETTTQSTSATTSEIKVDDNASSAEHNVPTLQMFETSTQHQPQDKYKQEQQHTHVHTHSQEQQHTYQYHPQEQHQHLDTSTQQNNPQDQHKHLDPLQTNIPQESEESTTKAADVAASQRSEDEELHTPYYPKPIDEQRLNQPPTGVYSYETVTESSTSEVETEQLDTVTPSSNDPQQSNEVNDASDEYVESMKKDEESRHKSHLYASSDQETTATPAEENSQSSVIDVAAVEENLSHTTPIPPSVDEVEQPVLHSTPIPPIEEYETTTTAAGPLIEEYETTTSVPLPSIEEYETTTSVPLLPVEKYETTTPMPLPSIEDYETTTKTSEPVEENERIITNAVPNNVPEQETKEQEQGLFATILGTVNNFLSHGKKEDANVEDEELQRILYPDRAKTSKTSKEADADYCEKLSPNDCPSQVLRELNNAAASSSSIAGCQLDLTNMSMDMLLTVAGNKMFEMSELLACLATVSVTCLFFLFVYYCFCNSSREGELLGRLNALERSLLATHKENAILKEDLMGTRNKLSSIEDNSFGSNDMVIALKQELEEELLEKRQLQEQVGSLEKELENAAEAGLELNKIVSELLNNQTGDESIISSVEELQKQLNEQQKTILDINANLAEKSRENSELQLMIAEQNARLSGEIASLQQDNDELEVEKSNLQTRLEEVKREFEEDITKALEGKNFEIKRLQSELVELSSKLEAEHTKYQTSLAKVEALEECLRTVRRDPSVNINNVIDVANVRAELLDVQKRYAALKDRLDTETDAKKLFEQQLQLANSENEKLKHDFHQSEKDKLEAQTRLEVLSNYFKEKENQLQKELSLKEAMWLKQQGETTSTVDRVTTMQQEIQALKSQNDALRAEIEAQLAAHKAQTGTLENRAHETWLAARQSERRYEEARAEATALRRKLTSLAGGATGEANFEKMAAGELNNANSPIHMESPGSPLLGRLPPPPFLPPPFMGPPPPFMGMPPPFVPPGEMRPPPLGRLMSPPPGAVSGGSGGSGHLPPPRSGRYSPNRTDYDAYDDDEDEDDYVDDEDDEDEEEERIRQHHRRRGSDINGSWHRDDSYSPPPRAYRSQSPTDSRYNYNAERDLISTYDTETDFEPSPSPRKHERRGARGSRAGSYRDYSPPPSASSPLNVSSNSNAGKKHTSSAFSKGHMSSGSEKSYNAPPPPRHGGKKNSKSAV, encoded by the exons ATGTTTGGCAGACGAAAATGCTCGGCAATGAACTCTGCACTAATTTTTCTGGGCGTTTGCAGCATTCTTATGCCGACAAATTGGGTAGTAGAGGGTCTTTCTGACTTACGGCTTTGTGCGGATCCACAATGTCAAA gcATTATTTCTCATGGAACTGGTAAGATCTCCTATCGAGCAGGGAAAGAAGGTATGGTGTCTTTTAAAATTAACTCTAAAATACGAATTAAATCGAAAAGTGCTGGTAAAGATCCCACGCTTTGGGGTATCGAAGTAAATGGACGAGAAGGTTACGCACCAAAGGAGTATATTTTGGAAGAAAGAGTAGTTGTGAAAGATAAGTACTTATTGTATACTGTACCTGTCACTGGTTCACAAACAATATCTTCAACTGCAACACCAACACCAGCTGCAACGCTAAAACCTTCAGAaagtatttcaataaaaaaagaagacgTGGAGATAACCCCCACAGCACCATTGTCGCCACAATTAgaaactgaaaaatcaattcctCTAACAAGTCGGGAGAGGGAACCTACTAAGGAAGATATAAGTCAAGCGACACCTGTGCAAtctaatattgaaattattgatGGTACAGAAATACCGGTTTTAGAAAAAGtgattgaaaaacaaaataacttcCTAGAAAAGAGTCCTGATAATGCTGAGGTAGCAGAAAAACAACCATTGGAAAACAGTAACGAAACCTCAGAGGTTGAAAAGCAAGTGTCTAAACCTgaacaaattattaataatactgCTCAACAACAGAATACTTCAATAACTGAGGATTCAAAAGATATAAAGAGCGAGTTACCTACATTAGGATCCGCAGATGATGACGGTAATATTGAAGATGAAGACGATGAATATGCCGAAGAGGAAGACTATAGCGGAGAAAATGAAGATGATCCCATATTGGGTGAAAATGGTGATGAGATTACTAAAAAAGAAAGCAACGATTCAAATTCGCTGACTGAACAAATGGATCTTTTGAATGCGCAAGGTTTTAACAAACCCGATGAAGATAATAAGGCAGAGGATTCCTCCGAAACTGagaaatcaaatttatatataagtgaTGGCACAGAATCTCATACAATGGAGGAAAAGCTTTCGATCGAATCATTGGGCGACAACATAACTGTCATAAATGAGACTATCGGAACCGAAACGACAACGGAGAAGTCAGTTACCGAATCGGTTACTTTGCCACAAGAACAGTTATCCGTACCACAAGAAGTAGCTTCCGCTGAAATGTCGTCGGCAAGTGCAATTGCGAATGAAACCGGCAAAGAAGTTCCTAGCGTATTAAGTGAAAGGCTGCCAGTTCCTAATACATTGACAGATACTACAGCTCTCGAAACCGAGTTACAATCTAACGTCTCTATAGAAACTACCACCCAATCAACATCTGCAACTACGAGCGAGATAAAAGTCGATGACAATGCATCAAGTGCTGAACATAATGTGCCTACTTTACAAATGTTTGAAACATCAACTCAACATCAACCTCAGGATAAGTACAAACAGGAGCAACAACATACACATGTCCATACGCACTCACAAGAGCAACAGCATACATATCAGTATCATCCACAAGAGCAACACCAACATCTTGATACGAGTACACAGCAAAATAATCCACAAGATCAACACAAACATCTAGATCCGCTACAAACTAATATTCCTCAAGAGTCGGAAGAGTCTACAACAAAGGCAGCGGATGTAGCAGCAAGTCAACGGTCTGAAGACGAAGAACTACATACACCCTATTATCCCAAACCGATCGATGAGCAAAGGTTAAACCAGCCACCAACAGGTGTATATTCCTACGAAACGGTTACAGAATCATCGACAAGTGAAGTGGAAACGGAGCAATTAGATACTGTAACCCCTTCATCAAATGATCCTCAGCAAAGCAACGAAGTCAACGATGCATCTGATGAATACGTCGAGTCAATgaaaaaagatgaagaaagtcgaCACAAAAGCCACTTATATGCAAGTTCCGACCAGGAAACCACAGCCACACCAGCTGAGGAAAATAGTCAAAGCAGTGTTATAGATGTCGCCGCGGTAGAGGAAAACTTGTCCCACACCACGCCTATTCCACCAAGTGTTGATGAGGTAGAACAACCAGTACTGCATTCAACACCAATACCGCCTATAGAAGAATACgagacaacaacaactgcgGCAGGTCCGTTGATAGAGgaatatgaaacaacaacatcagTGCCACTTCCATCAATTGAAgaatatgaaacaacaacatcagTGCCACTTCTACCAGTAGAGaaatatgaaacaacaacaccTATGCCACTGCCATCAATAGAAGATTATgaaaccacaacaaaaacatctGAGCCAGTCGAAGAAAATGAAAGGATAATAACAAACGCTGTGCCAAATAATGTGCCAGAGCAAGAAACTAAGGAGCAGGAACAGGGCCTATTCGCTACTATACTAGGCACTGTCAATAATTTCTTGTCGCATGGCAAAAAGGAAGATGCTAATGTAGAGGATGAAGAACTGCAACGCATACTCTATCCTGATCGAGCCAAAACAAGTAAAACATCAAAGGAGGCCG ATGCTGACTATTGTGAGAAGCTTTCACCAAACGATTGTCCATCGCAAGTGTTGCGTGAATTAAATAATGCGGCGGCATCGTCTTCTTCAATAGCTGGCTGTCAGTTGGATCTAACTAACATGTCCATGGATATGTTGTTGACCGTGGCTGgtaataaaatgtttgaaatgaGTGAATTATTGGCCTGCCTGGCGACAGTGTCGGTCACGTGCCTTTTCTTTTTGTTCGTGTATTATTGTTTCTGCAACAGCAGTCGCGAAGGCGAGCTGTTGGGCAGGTTGAATGCGTTGGAGCGCAGCTTGCTGGCGACACACAAGGAGAATGCTATACTCAAAGAAGATTTGATGGGTACGCGTAACAAATTGTCGAGCATTGAAGATAATTCCTTCGGTTCGAACGATATGGTAATAGCGTTGAAGCAGGAATTGGAGGAGGAACTGCTGGAAAAACGTCAATTGCAAGAACAAGTTGGAAGTTTAGAAAAG GAACTAGAAAATGCAGCCGAAGCCGGACTGGAGTTGAATAAAATCGTTTCAGAACTATTGAACAATCAGACCGGTGACGAATCTATTATCAGCAGCGTTGAGGAATTGCAAAAGCAGTTGAATGAACAACAAA AAACTATACTCGATATAAACGCTAACTTGGCCGAGAAAAGTCGCGAAAATAGCGAACTACAGCTTATGATTGCAGAGCAGAATGCACGTCTTAGCGGTGAAATTGCGTCGTTGCAGCAAGATAACGACGAGCTCGAAGTGGAAAAGAGTAATTTACAAACACGTTTGGAGGAAGTGAAGCGCGAGTTCGAAGAAGACATCACGAAGGCGCTCGAAGGCAAGAACTTTGAGATAAAACGTCTACAAAGTGAATTAGTTGAGCTCAGTTCAAAGCTCGAGGCGGAACACACGAAGTATCAGACGAGTTTGGCGAAAGTAGAG GCTTTGGAGGAGTGTTTGCGTACAGTACGTAGAGATCCAAGTGTGAATATCAACAACGTTATTGATGTTGCCAACGTACGAGCCGAACTGTTGGATGTGCAAAAGCGGTACGCTGCTTTAAAAGATCGATTAGATACAGAAACG GATGCCAAAAAGTTGTTCGAACAGCAATTACAGCTAGCTAACAGTGAAAATGAGAAATTGAAGCATGATTTCCATCAATCGGAAAAGGATAAATTAGAGGCACAGACGCGTTTGGAAGTGTTGTCCAACTACTTCAAGGAGAAGGAAAACCAGCTGCAAAA aGAACTAAGTCTGAAAGAAGCCATGTGGCTGAAGCAACAAGGTGAAACCACCAGCACCGTGGATCGCGTTACCACAATGCAACAAGAAATTCAAGCATTAAA ATCGCAAAACGATGCACTGCGCGCTGAAATCGAAGCTCAACTAGCAGCACACAAAGCGCAAACGGGGACTTTGGAGAATCGTGCACATGAAACATGGCTGGCGGCACGTCAATCAGAACGTCGGTATGAGGAGGCGCGCGCCGAAGCCACAGCGCTGCGTCGTAAGCTCACTTCCTTGGCTGGGGGCGCGACTGGTGAAGCTAATT ttgaaaaaatggCTGCTGGGGAGTTAAATAATGCGAATTCGCCCATACATATGGAATCGCCCGGTTCGCCGTTGTTAGGTAGACTGCCACCACCGCCATTCCTGCCACCACCATTCATGGGACCACCGCCACCATTTATGGGCATGCCACCGCCATTTGTGCCACCGGGTGAAATGCGTCCACCGCCACTGGGACGTCTAATGTCACCACCACCGGGTGCGGTCAGCGGCGGCAGTGGTGGTAGTGGGCATTTACCACCACCGCGCAGCGGTCGTTATTCGCCCAACCGCACTGATTATGACGCCTATGATGACGATGAGGACGAGGATGATTATGTGGATGACGAAGACGATGAAGATGAGGAAGAGGAGCGTATTCGTCAACATCATCGGCGACGTGGTAGCGATATAAATGGCAGTTGGCATCGCGACGACTCATACTCACCGCCGCCGCGCGCTTATCGTTCACAATCACCCACAGATAGTCGTTACAATTACAACGCGGAACGTGATCTCATCTCGACATACGATACCGAAACCGATTTCGAACCATCACCATCACCAAGAAAACACGAACGACGCGGTGCACGCGGCTCACGTGCCGGCAGCTACCGAGATTACTCACCACCGCCAAGTGCCTCGTCACCGTTGAACGTATCTTCCAACAGTAATGCAGGCAAAAAGCATACCTCCTCGGCATTTAGTAAAG GCCATATGAGTTCCGGCTCAGAGAAGTCCTACAATGCCCCGCCACCACCACGACATGGTGGCAAAAAGAATAGCAAGTCGGCGGTGTAA
- the LOC120769246 gene encoding uncharacterized protein LOC120769246 isoform X1, with protein sequence MDLKALLLNSISSKQPLLLNRRMHIGKCCYSVTFEVDGKMLTVIRIRQIYTKAPFQMRVQRRQRFLQKLKSCSSISSNSDLKPKSSPTRTILPQFADSSTQTTKPEVRSRSTETEIHTLPVHREQQTHRRLLRKQGTQTDPNTLCHGVQTERKIFPRATQTNESCAAASTTQTESYCYNNQVQTEPFEDDLSAEREKEAVVFMLNEIGEMIINQNHLLQNNTTMLSQMSEMTMLNKVAAQQKSCMNYEKKYKFHRFTRKHGRFRYSPMPSKALPVDKSFSSRNQWAQTIYPIGLSTKTTQTRQEIQRRKRFSLFCFKL encoded by the exons ATGGATCTGAAGGCCCTTTTATTGAATTCCATTTCGAGTAAACAACCTCTGCTACTCAATAGACGCATGCATATCGGAAAATGCTG TTACTCGGTCACCTTTGAGGTTGACGGCAAAATGTTAACCGTTATACGCATACGACAAATCTATACCAAGGCACCTTTTCAAATGCGTGTACAGCGGCGTCAACGATTCCTGCAGAAATTGAAAAGCTGCTCTTCAATAAGTTCCAACTCCGACCTTAAGCCGAAATCCTCGCCAACACGTACAATCTTACCGCAATTCGCCGATTCCTCTACCCAAACAACGAAGCCGGAAGTGCGTAGTCGCTCAACGGAGACCGAAATACACACACTGCCGGTGCATCGTGAACAGCAGACCCATCGTCGCTTACTGCGTAAACAAGGCACACAAACCGATCCGAATACTTTATGTCATGGCGTTCAAACCGAACGTAAAATATTTCCACGGGCCACTCAGACCAACGAAAGTTGTGCCGCAGCTTCGACTACCCAAACCGAATCCTATTGCTATAACAATCAAGTGCAAACGGAACCATTCGAGGATGATTTAAGTGCTGAGCGCGAAAAGGAGGCGGTTGTATTTATGCTAAATGAAATCGGCGAAATGATTATCAATCAGAATCATTTGCTGCAGAACAATACAACAATGTTGAGTCAGATGTCGGAGATGACGATGTTGAACAAGGTGGCAGCGCAGCAAAA AAGCTGCATGAACTATGAGAAAAAGTACAAATTTCATCGTTTCACTCGAAAGCATGGTAGATTCCGCTATTCACCCATGCCGTCGAAAGCGTTGCCAGTTGACAAGAG TTTTTCTTCCAGAAATCAATGGGCACAAACCATTTATCCCATAGGCCTCTCCACCAAAACGACGCAAACGCGTCAAGAAATTCAAAGACGCAAGCGTTTTAGTctcttttgtttcaaattatga
- the LOC120769246 gene encoding uncharacterized protein LOC120769246 isoform X2: MDLKALLLNSISSKQPLLLNRRMHIGKCCYSVTFEVDGKMLTVIRIRQIYTKAPFQMRVQRRQRFLQKLKSCSSISSNSDLKPKSSPTRTILPQFADSSTQTTKPEVRSRSTETEIHTLPVHREQQTHRRLLRKQGTQTDPNTLCHGVQTERKIFPRATQTNESCAAASTTQTESYCYNNQVQTEPFEDDLSAEREKEAVVFMLNEIGEMIINQNHLLQNNTTMLSQMSEMTMLNKVAAQQKSCMNYEKKYKFHRFTRKHGRFRYSPMPSKALPVDKRNQWAQTIYPIGLSTKTTQTRQEIQRRKRFSLFCFKL; encoded by the exons ATGGATCTGAAGGCCCTTTTATTGAATTCCATTTCGAGTAAACAACCTCTGCTACTCAATAGACGCATGCATATCGGAAAATGCTG TTACTCGGTCACCTTTGAGGTTGACGGCAAAATGTTAACCGTTATACGCATACGACAAATCTATACCAAGGCACCTTTTCAAATGCGTGTACAGCGGCGTCAACGATTCCTGCAGAAATTGAAAAGCTGCTCTTCAATAAGTTCCAACTCCGACCTTAAGCCGAAATCCTCGCCAACACGTACAATCTTACCGCAATTCGCCGATTCCTCTACCCAAACAACGAAGCCGGAAGTGCGTAGTCGCTCAACGGAGACCGAAATACACACACTGCCGGTGCATCGTGAACAGCAGACCCATCGTCGCTTACTGCGTAAACAAGGCACACAAACCGATCCGAATACTTTATGTCATGGCGTTCAAACCGAACGTAAAATATTTCCACGGGCCACTCAGACCAACGAAAGTTGTGCCGCAGCTTCGACTACCCAAACCGAATCCTATTGCTATAACAATCAAGTGCAAACGGAACCATTCGAGGATGATTTAAGTGCTGAGCGCGAAAAGGAGGCGGTTGTATTTATGCTAAATGAAATCGGCGAAATGATTATCAATCAGAATCATTTGCTGCAGAACAATACAACAATGTTGAGTCAGATGTCGGAGATGACGATGTTGAACAAGGTGGCAGCGCAGCAAAA AAGCTGCATGAACTATGAGAAAAAGTACAAATTTCATCGTTTCACTCGAAAGCATGGTAGATTCCGCTATTCACCCATGCCGTCGAAAGCGTTGCCAGTTGACAAGAG AAATCAATGGGCACAAACCATTTATCCCATAGGCCTCTCCACCAAAACGACGCAAACGCGTCAAGAAATTCAAAGACGCAAGCGTTTTAGTctcttttgtttcaaattatga
- the LOC120769236 gene encoding Krueppel-like factor luna: MREKDHSPRKMLPSPKQGSVYPLLGLVPTTTYASQVPYDLSVTATRTSTADLGSSPLSLTISALSQSHNEAKNRKRCSNYDQPLDLRLAHKKHDGSNASGASSPLEDENSNLIYNITNYNNSNCHTKPTNAASPSNHNAQHAKTPSQTAQILNCRSQREVSPTDVGCEKELNNNTLPSLCADAIAANLESLSGKHNKRLRTQKSELGVACLRITESLHLNAAAAAAAADRLPFVSSALHPTLLEAMAKAIPLPYRNPFVLPRPPTASSFSFLQPPLQKEMLPGSMQLSQSPSNETPLEFHFDSSGGRGNFSDALTHPQVSGNMSANPNKAALNAGNANSGCAAGGASKHLQQQISHNQQQLNHHARQQQLANTAGNRATLTADGVAMHHNSKKSVAASRATLHPNAAGNSATAQYKSKDRYTCKFCGKVFPRSANLTRHLRTHTGEQPYKCKYCERSFSISSNLQRHVRNIHNKERPFKCEICERCFGQQTNLDRHLKKHESDAVSLGLGMNERIRSLRRGGYCDNPTEESYFEEIRSFMGKVTQLPLGATAAAAGSTINQSTTAGNQALAPKSPSTRSSTSSSSERDSSTSGGGLQIVQNDLFLEPEAEAEADTEIETEAGEEYVGRATANDMHVTTEPVNVCKDDDETTTTTKSITTATTPTAAAATKRDANRTARQSGDKSLYFAQTEVCFKRDSSSNSGSPLCAT; encoded by the coding sequence ATGAGAGAGAAGGATCACTCACCAAGAAAAATGCTACCCAGCCCTAAGCAAGGGTCCGTTTATCCATTATTAGGCCTTGTGCCCACCACTACATACGCATCACAAGTACCTTATGACCTATCGGTGACGGCGACGCGCACCTCAACGGCTGATTTGGGCTCTTCGCCACTCTCGCTCACCATATCTGCCTTAAGTCAAAGCCACAATGAAGCAAAAAACCGTAAGCGTTGCAGCAATTACGATCAGCCGCTCGATCTGCGACTGGCGCATAAAAAGCACGACGGCTCCAATGCAAGCGGTGCTTCCTCACCGCTGGAGGATGAGAATAGCAATCTCATATACAATATCACGAACTACAACAACTCCAACTGTCACACCAAACCCACAAACGCTGCGTCGCCCAGCAATCATAATGCGCAGCATGCGAAAACGCCGTCGCAAACTGCGCAGATATTAAACTGTCGCTCACAACGCGAAGTCTCACCGACGGATGTCGGTTGTGAGAAGGAGCTTAATAACAACACGCTGCCATCGCTATGTGCTGACGCAATTGCCGCCAATCTGGAAAGTCTGAGCGGCAAGCATAACAAACGCTTACGCACACAAAAGTCCGAATTGGGTGTGGCATGCTTGCGCATCACAGAGTCATTGCATTTGAATGCCGCCGCGGCAGCAGCGGCTGCCGATCGACTGCCATTCGTCTCGTCCGCTTTGCATCCCACACTGCTAGAGGCGATGGCGAAGGCCATACCACTGCCCTACCGTAACCCGTTTGTGCTACCGCGTCCACCTACAGCCAGTTCCTTTTCTTTTCTGCAACCACCGCTGCAGAAGGAAATGCTGCCCGGTTCGATGCAGCTGTCGCAGTCACCCTCTAACGAGACGCCGCTCGAATTCCATTTCGACAGTAGCGGCGGCCGCGGCAATTTTTCCGATGCGCTAACTCATCCGCAAGTCAGCGGAAACATGAGTGCCAACCCAAATAAGGCGGCACTTAATGCGGGTAATGCCAACAGCGGGTGCGCGGCTGGTGGTGCATCGAAACACTTGCAACAGCAAATCAGCCACAATCAGCAGCAATTAAACCATCATGCGCGTCAGCAGCAACTTGCAAACACCGCTGGCAATCGCGCAACGCTAACTGCGGACGGCGTGGCTATGCATCACAACAGCAAGAAATCAGTGGCCGCGTCACGTGCCACTCTGCATCCGAACGCAGCCGGCAACTCGGCAACAGCGCAGTATAAAAGCAAAGATCGATACACATGCAAGTTTTGCGGCAAAGTCTTTCCGCGTTCCGCCAATCTAACTCGCCACCTACGCACACACACCGGCGAACAGCCGTACAAATGCAAATACTGTGAACGTTCCTTCAGCATATCCTCGAACTTGCAACGTCATGTGCGCAACATACACAACAAAGAGCGTCCATTCAAATGCGAAATCTGTGAACGTTGCTTTGGCCAGCAAACGAATCTAGATCGTCATTTGAAGAAGCACGAAAGTGATGCGGTCTCGCTAGGTCTGGGCATGAACGAGCGCATACGCAGTCTGCGTCGCGGTGGCTACTGCGACAATCCTACTGAAGAATCCTACTTCGAAGAGATACGTTCCTTTATGGGCAAGGTGACACAGTTACCACTCGGCGCTACTGCTGCAGCGGCCGGCTCGACAATAAACCAATCCACGACGGCCGGTAATCAGGCGTTAGCACCGAAATCACCATCGACACGCAGTTCCACCTCCAGCAGCTCGGAGCGCGATTCATCCACCAGTGGTGGCGGTTTGCAAATAGTGCAAAACGATTTGTTTCTAGAACCAGAAGCGGAAGCGGAGGCCGACACCGAAATCGAAACGGAAGCCGGTGAGGAGTATGTGGGTAGAGCAACTGCTAATGACATGCATGTGACAACCGAGCCAGTAAATGTCTGTAAAGATGATGACGAAACGACAACAACTACAAAGTCAATAACTactgcaacaacaccaacagcagcagctgcGACAAAAAGAGATGCCAACCGTACTGCGCGACAGTCGGGTGACAAAAGTTTATACTTTGCGCAAACGGAAGTGTGTTTCAAACGTGACAGCAGCAGTAATAGTGGCAGCCCACTATGCGCCACCTGA